The Entelurus aequoreus isolate RoL-2023_Sb linkage group LG04, RoL_Eaeq_v1.1, whole genome shotgun sequence nucleotide sequence AGGATAACTCGTCCTTCTCACTGCTCTCATCTGCTGCCTCACATTTCCTGTAGCAGAAACAGAATGAGCAGCATTTGTCCCTGTCGTCGCTGTCTTCGCTGGGCAAGGTCAGCAGAACCTCCGCGGTCTCTCCTTTATTCTCACACAATAACTCATTGCTCTGTATAAAAAACACACTCTTTTTCCCCTTCCCGTCCGGCTGAAGAGATTGTGTATGAATTGGCTCCACTGGGGTCGGCAGCCTCAATCCTGTGGCCCTCACTCTCTCCATCTCTTTCTCAAGACTTTTGGTTTTGGGCTTCACCTCAGCATAAACCGGAGTGTTAGTATTGTTATCGAGCTCTCCAATGCTATATCGCCTCTGGAGTTTTTGTGGTTCCTCCACGTAGTCTGTTTGTGAGGTACCAGTTGGCAAGCAGGAGCCCTGCTCTCCCCTTGGCTCCCTTGATTCAAGGCTGATGGAACGTATTCGTGCAGTCTTGACTTCCAAATTCTGAGATCTCCTTGTAGCACCTTCACTATGAGGTGCTTTGGTGACCGTGGGAGGGGTATTTGCTGTAGTTCTCTCCCTGCCTCTGTTCTGCGTTTCTGTCATGGAGCCAACTGGCGTATCAGGTAACCTCATACCTCTACACATTCTCTTACAGTCACAGCTACGTCTCTGCTCCCTGGAGATACCTGGTGCTTTTAGGACAGGGCTGTTGCGTAGCTGACATGCACAAGGAGTCCCTGAGGGCACAGGTGAGGATCCTTGGGGCAAAAATTCTCCCTGTGAGGACTTGGGTTTCAGCAGCTCTTCTAAGAACTCCAACTCGTACTGACGAACCTTTTGCAGTTGAGCCCTTCGCTCATCTGTTTCCCTCCTCATTCTTGCCGGAAACGTTGCTGAAAGTAAATTTCTAATGCTCAAAAAAGGGGCACTGCGCTGGGATTTCCCCTTTAAACTGTCCACTTTCTTTGATTCTCTCGCTGGCAGAGTATATACCTTATCTAAAGAGGATATTGGTGTGTTATCCTCTAAATTAGGTAATGATTTTGTGACACATATCTGTGGCTCGGAGTGGGATTTACCAGGGACAACATCTGTCATGCTATCGGCTTCATCTTTTCTCTCTGCTTTTAGAGGCAAATTAGGGGAATAGTTGATCTGCACTTTAGGACTTGGTTTTGCCAAATTACATTCTGCTGCCATTTTTATGGCATTTTCTTTGTTGTTAGCCAAGAAGAGTCCTTTTGCTCGTAGATGCTCATCATCAGTAGGGGATGAGGATTGAAACACTACTACCTTCTGAACCTGTGCATCTTTGATTCTCAACTGAGGCCCGGGTCCCTGTTGCACCGGGCATGTGCAGAAAAGATCATTAACTGACAGAAATTCTGTCGAGCTGGAAGGCTTACTGGTCTCGCTAGAGGCAGTCTCGGCGTCTTGGCACATATTAGTCAGGGGAGTCTTGGCTGAGGCAGTTCTGTCCACAGGTAATAGAACAGATAAGGCTTTGTCTGTATTAAGAGGTGGTGTTGTCTTCTCCTTTACGCCATCAGGAAGATTTAGCCTTTGAATATCCCCAGTGACACTGGACGACTTTGGATCTTTAGTGACTTGTGCTGAAAGCGAAACCTCAGACACTTTAAGTTCTTCAGCTGGTTTAGATGTAGGATTATGAATGTTTGCTTTAGTAGAATCAAAGTTTGCATTTAATTCAAGTGTCTGTTCATTCTGAATAGTATCTTGATTGCTTCTATGCTCCCTCACAACACCGACAATTCCAGAGTCTTGACAAGGGTCGACTTTGAAGGGTACAGTCTTGCTGAGAATTACTTGCTTGGGTGGACATCCAGCACGTATCTGACCCACAGAAAATGCCCCTGTCCCTATTGTCTTTGCTGTGCATCCAGGGATTGCCAAAGGAAAGTCGCGGCGGCAGAGGCGACTTTCCTTGTTTATATGATGTGTTAACAGGTAAGCCTGGTTTTGATTCTGCTTCATCGCTGAAACCATCTCAGAAACATCTGTCAGTTCAGAAGAATTGGTCTCATGGCCTGAGTCCAACGATGACTCTGGTGTAATAGCAGCCAATACGATGAGCCCTGAGGAATGGGACATAAACGCACATGAGTAGGATGGTCAAGGAAATATAGGGTACATTTACAAAAATTAAATCACCATTAAAAATGCTTTGTAATCAATCATTTGCAACTATGTGGATTCATCTTAAGCAGTGTCCAGTTTTTCTATTTAGTCTCTTGGTATTCAGTTTTTGCCATTCTAAATGATCACTACATTATTGGACATTCTTTGCTCAGAGACAAATAACTGTGCATGCCATATTTGTTCTCTTAATAAATAAGCCAGGATGAGGTAATACAATTTTCAAGGGACAGGATTtataaagtaaaagtaaaaaactaTTGCGGCTTAGGTTTTTTTCTCTTGTCTTTAACTATTTTTTGTCTATGTTTAGTAATCAGTAATGCTAAATTACAATAGGGTGTTAATGTTCTTTTATTATGTGTTTATGCAGCCATTATATATGAATTACTGCCATTTGAAATAGTAACATTTGGTTGCCATTTCTCTGTAGGAAAACAGGTGATTCTACACTGCAAATGTAGTGTAAAAGTCTGATTACAGTTACTGAGATGTGGACGATAGTATGACTGAGGCTGTTGACCTGCAGTCTGTGTTGGCTGTTGGTGGGGATGGGGATACTCCTCAGAAGCTGCCAAAGCCTCTAGAGCCTGTAAGGTGGACACCAAAGCATCGTCAAGTTCCTGTGCATGATCTCGAACTGTTCTTGTAGCCACGTTATCAATTAGTGTCACAGGCACGGCTTCTTTAGTTTGGCGCTGTTTCCCACTGGTAATTGCTGTGTTGCCGCTGGTCCGAGCCTTCCTTCCTCTCTTTGAGTCATCCTCATCAGAGCTGTTGTCTCTAAAGCCAGGTGGTGGGGCAGCAATCGCAGGTGGTGGTAGCTGCAGCTTTTCACCTTCAACGGGTGGCTCCTCTTCATCGTCGTCCTCATTCCCAGGGGGCGGCAGGGCCATGAGGTCAACGCTACCTCCATTTCGAGAAGCACAAGCACTAGAGCACACTTTTCCTGAGCTTCGACCACTGTTCTCAGCTGTTGACAAATCTCCATTCCGCTGCCTGTCTTTGCAGGAGTCACAGAAGAACCGTGGTGCTTTCTGCGTCTGAGCCAATGTTTGAGCTCGGACTCTAAATCCTGCATTATCTACTGGGGGGTTCACTGAAACCCCAGCAATATCCTCGGTACTCTGTTGCGTTGGCTCTGACTTGGTGCGGGGCCGCCCAGGGGCCTCCTGGGAAATAAAGTTCTCATTGATGTCAAGTTCAGCTTCAGGGTGTGCTTGGAGCTCCTGAAACTGTTGTTGTTCCTGAAGGTGGAAATGACACAGACCTAGATGTTGAGACTCTGCAGGGGCTACGGCCCTGGAAGACCCTGTATCTCTGTGCGAGTTTTCTCTCTCATCCCCTCTTCGCCCTCCACTTGGTAATCCGGTTGCCCCAGAGCGCGGGTGTGAATGGTGGGAGCTTCTGTAATCTGAGGACAGAATTGTCAGAGCAGTGAAGAGTTTGAggcttttaaacatttgtttggtTGATTTTTAAGAAGATCCAAATGGGAAAGCAGAGGCAACAGTTGATGATCTCATGTGGAGTATTTTTTATTTCACAAATGGATGCTGAAAGCTGACGTCTGAGGTTGTAGGGTTAGGTTCAGGTGGAATGTGATGGTATGACGATCCTTCCTTGATGCAGACTACAGGTAGACACAGCAAATGGCAGTAGATCTGTTCATGCTTGAACAAAAGTTTGAGATCACAGCAAAAGGTTGCACACTGGAATTCCATAATGTTATGGTTGGCTTGCAGGAAAAAGAATGAGTATGTCTGTCTGATGAGCCAAGATGAAGATGACAGACAGCAGAAGGTGCCACGTGATGTCAATTCAACGTTATTACATGTTCAGTCTATGCAATGTATTAGCCAACAAATATAATAAACCAACTATTCTAAcatgctgttgtgttgtgttgtgttgtcccAAGGCAATACAGTGTAACTTTTGTGATGCACTACAAATGCCCTAAAGGATTTTGAAGTCAGTTGTGTTTTGTACCAACATACCTGCCTTGGTCATATGAGACTGACCAGGGATCCTGAAGTAAATGTTCCTTTTTGGGTCTACAAACAGTTTGTAGTATCCAGAGATGAGGCAGGCAAAGTTACTGGCATCAGGCCATTCCATGAGTAGCACAAGCGGCTGCAGAGGGTAGCAGGGAAGGGAATGTTAAACATCAATAAGGAAGAAGTAGTcatcatatttaatacattttttaagtaaaacagCGTTGTAATACCTTTCCATCGTGGATTGACACCTCCACACGTGCCACTCCTTGGGTCTCTCGATAGAGCTGGATCTTGGATATCCTACTAAACTCTGTCAGAACGGTAGTCAGGTTGTTTTTCAGATCAATCACATGGCTGATTCCATGTCGAGGACCAACCAGAAGATTTGTGGCTGATTGTTTTTCATCCTGTAGAACAATGCAGAATAGTTACatgggtttgattgattgattgattgattgattgattgagacttttattagtaggttgcacagtgaagtacatattccgggTAAAATAATGTCCTTAAACAGTCAATTCTAAAGACCGCTACATCGGTAATATTCGTCTTTAAAAGATCACACACGACTAATATGTTTCTCTTGCACCATCACATGAGAAGAAATTTGGTTGCTACACTTTTGAGAGAAGACGTGCTCAAAACAGTACTTTTGAAGTTGCAGGTTTTTATGATGCCAGGAAAGAAACATCTCCTTCCTCATGGGcgtgatgaatgataggtgtacCCACCCTGTGTATTCGCCCACCACTTCACAGAAAACTGCTTTGTAAAAGAACAGGCTTCACTTCACATCTTAATATAACGCCTGGTGCTCTGCCAACTAACTGTCAGTACAGACTTGGGAGTTGTGTGTTtatcatttt carries:
- the LOC133649060 gene encoding FERM and PDZ domain-containing protein 3-like isoform X2; the encoded protein is MLKDESLLLIPNVLKVFLENGQIKSFTFDSRTTVRDVISSLQDRLSLRYIEHFALVLEAGGLDQNPKLHLLQENQPLTHVVHRTYFQGMKCLFRICFFPKDPADLLRRDPAAFEYLYIQNRNDVIKERFSMDWKSDITLRLAALHIYITVSSARPNQKISLKHVEKEWGLEPFLPLTLLPTVKEKNVCKILSQLLKTYQHPPPSGNKVPPLQGKLQYMRVLNDLPPFGGILFNTVEMDEKQSATNLLVGPRHGISHVIDLKNNLTTVLTEFSRISKIQLYRETQGVARVEVSIHDGKPLVLLMEWPDASNFACLISGYYKLFVDPKRNIYFRIPGQSHMTKADYRSSHHSHPRSGATGLPSGGRRGDERENSHRDTGSSRAVAPAESQHLGLIVLAAITPESSLDSGHETNSSELTDVSEMVSAMKQNQNQAYLLTHHINKESRLCRRDFPLAIPGCTAKTIGTGAFSVGQIRAGCPPKQVILSKTVPFKVDPCQDSGIVGVVREHRSNQDTIQNEQTLELNANFDSTKANIHNPTSKPAEELKVSEVSLSAQVTKDPKSSSVTGDIQRLNLPDGVKEKTTPPLNTDKALSVLLPVDRTASAKTPLTNMCQDAETASSETSKPSSSTEFLSVNDLFCTCPVQQGPGPQLRIKDAQVQKVVVFQSSSPTDDEHLRAKGLFLANNKENAIKMAAECNLAKPSPKVQINYSPNLPLKAERKDEADSMTDVVPGKSHSEPQICVTKSLPNLEDNTPISSLDKVYTLPARESKKVDSLKGKSQRSAPFLSIRNLLSATFPARMRRETDERRAQLQKVRQYELEFLEELLKPKSSQGEFLPQGSSPVPSGTPCACQLRNSPVLKAPGISREQRRSCDCKRMCRGMRLPDTPVGSMTETQNRGRERTTANTPPTVTKAPHSEGATRRSQNLEVKTARIRSISLESREPRGEQGSCLPTGTSQTDYVEEPQKLQRRYSIGELDNNTNTPVYAEVKPKTKSLEKEMERVRATGLRLPTPVEPIHTQSLQPDGKGKKSVFFIQSNELLCENKGETAEVLLTLPSEDSDDRDKCCSFCFCYRKCEAADESSEKDELSYSIPLQVLPGMELDSSTFPVVSKTLQVLNAEDCSVEEDTEKEPHAQEIDLRACGTLEGSLARVQTLQGKSFSLPDGFLNAQLDANELLAILRQCANSPQAEGEARLQPSRITEYKQELAVRFKEFRASCRRVASVEKSPTCMLAVVTASFQVLCELTQTFIKLVRGVRTETQRQQLLRKVEEVAINYTLLLRAAEESMGHSSSLPTKTVSPQVSSNTNNMSSLTRPIKVLSAQ
- the LOC133649060 gene encoding FERM and PDZ domain-containing protein 3-like isoform X3 → MLKDESLLLIPNVLKVFLENGQIKSFTFDSRTTVRDVISSLQDRLSLRYIEHFALVLEAGGLDQNPKLHLLQENQPLTHVVHRTYFQGMKCLFRICFFPKDPADLLRRDPAAFEYLYIQNRNDVIKERFSMDWKSDITLRLAALHIYITVSSARPNQKISLKHVEKEWGLEPFLPLTLLPTVKEKNVCKILSQLLKTYQHPPPSGNKVPPLQGKLQYMRVLNDLPPFGGILFNTVEMDEKQSATNLLVGPRHGISHVIDLKNNLTTVLTEFSRISKIQLYRETQGVARVEVSIHDGKPLVLLMEWPDASNFACLISGYYKLFVDPKRNIYFRIPGQSHMTKAGLIVLAAITPESSLDSGHETNSSELTDVSEMVSAMKQNQNQAYLLTHHINKESRLCRRDFPLAIPGCTAKTIGTGAFSVGQIRAGCPPKQVILSKTVPFKVDPCQDSGIVGVVREHRSNQDTIQNEQTLELNANFDSTKANIHNPTSKPAEELKVSEVSLSAQVTKDPKSSSVTGDIQRLNLPDGVKEKTTPPLNTDKALSVLLPVDRTASAKTPLTNMCQDAETASSETSKPSSSTEFLSVNDLFCTCPVQQGPGPQLRIKDAQVQKVVVFQSSSPTDDEHLRAKGLFLANNKENAIKMAAECNLAKPSPKVQINYSPNLPLKAERKDEADSMTDVVPGKSHSEPQICVTKSLPNLEDNTPISSLDKVYTLPARESKKVDSLKGKSQRSAPFLSIRNLLSATFPARMRRETDERRAQLQKVRQYELEFLEELLKPKSSQGEFLPQGSSPVPSGTPCACQLRNSPVLKAPGISREQRRSCDCKRMCRGMRLPDTPVGSMTETQNRGRERTTANTPPTVTKAPHSEGATRRSQNLEVKTARIRSISLESREPRGEQGSCLPTGTSQTDYVEEPQKLQRRYSIGELDNNTNTPVYAEVKPKTKSLEKEMERVRATGLRLPTPVEPIHTQSLQPDGKGKKSVFFIQSNELLCENKGETAEVLLTLPSEDSDDRDKCCSFCFCYRKCEAADESSEKDELSYSIPLQVLPGMELDSSTFPVVSKTLQVLNAEDCSVEEDTEKEPHAQEIDLRACGTLEGSLARVQTLQGKSFSLPDGFLNAQLDANELLAILRQCANSPQAEGEARLQPSRITEYKQELAVRFKEFRASCRRVASVEKSPTCMLAVVTASFQVLCELTQTFIKLVRGVRTETQRQQLLRKVEEVAINYTLLLRAAEESMGHSSSLPTKTVSPQVSSNTNNMSSLTRPIKVLSAQ
- the LOC133649060 gene encoding FERM and PDZ domain-containing protein 3-like isoform X1, with amino-acid sequence MLKDESLLLIPNVLKVFLENGQIKSFTFDSRTTVRDVISSLQDRLSLRYIEHFALVLEAGGLDQNPKLHLLQENQPLTHVVHRTYFQGMKCLFRICFFPKDPADLLRRDPAAFEYLYIQNRNDVIKERFSMDWKSDITLRLAALHIYITVSSARPNQKISLKHVEKEWGLEPFLPLTLLPTVKEKNVCKILSQLLKTYQHPPPSGNKVPPLQGKLQYMRVLNDLPPFGGILFNTVEMDEKQSATNLLVGPRHGISHVIDLKNNLTTVLTEFSRISKIQLYRETQGVARVEVSIHDGKPLVLLMEWPDASNFACLISGYYKLFVDPKRNIYFRIPGQSHMTKADYRSSHHSHPRSGATGLPSGGRRGDERENSHRDTGSSRAVAPAESQHLGLCHFHLQEQQQFQELQAHPEAELDINENFISQEAPGRPRTKSEPTQQSTEDIAGVSVNPPVDNAGFRVRAQTLAQTQKAPRFFCDSCKDRQRNGDLSTAENSGRSSGKVCSSACASRNGGSVDLMALPPPGNEDDDEEEPPVEGEKLQLPPPAIAAPPPGFRDNSSDEDDSKRGRKARTSGNTAITSGKQRQTKEAVPVTLIDNVATRTVRDHAQELDDALVSTLQALEALAASEEYPHPHQQPTQTAGLIVLAAITPESSLDSGHETNSSELTDVSEMVSAMKQNQNQAYLLTHHINKESRLCRRDFPLAIPGCTAKTIGTGAFSVGQIRAGCPPKQVILSKTVPFKVDPCQDSGIVGVVREHRSNQDTIQNEQTLELNANFDSTKANIHNPTSKPAEELKVSEVSLSAQVTKDPKSSSVTGDIQRLNLPDGVKEKTTPPLNTDKALSVLLPVDRTASAKTPLTNMCQDAETASSETSKPSSSTEFLSVNDLFCTCPVQQGPGPQLRIKDAQVQKVVVFQSSSPTDDEHLRAKGLFLANNKENAIKMAAECNLAKPSPKVQINYSPNLPLKAERKDEADSMTDVVPGKSHSEPQICVTKSLPNLEDNTPISSLDKVYTLPARESKKVDSLKGKSQRSAPFLSIRNLLSATFPARMRRETDERRAQLQKVRQYELEFLEELLKPKSSQGEFLPQGSSPVPSGTPCACQLRNSPVLKAPGISREQRRSCDCKRMCRGMRLPDTPVGSMTETQNRGRERTTANTPPTVTKAPHSEGATRRSQNLEVKTARIRSISLESREPRGEQGSCLPTGTSQTDYVEEPQKLQRRYSIGELDNNTNTPVYAEVKPKTKSLEKEMERVRATGLRLPTPVEPIHTQSLQPDGKGKKSVFFIQSNELLCENKGETAEVLLTLPSEDSDDRDKCCSFCFCYRKCEAADESSEKDELSYSIPLQVLPGMELDSSTFPVVSKTLQVLNAEDCSVEEDTEKEPHAQEIDLRACGTLEGSLARVQTLQGKSFSLPDGFLNAQLDANELLAILRQCANSPQAEGEARLQPSRITEYKQELAVRFKEFRASCRRVASVEKSPTCMLAVVTASFQVLCELTQTFIKLVRGVRTETQRQQLLRKVEEVAINYTLLLRAAEESMGHSSSLPTKTVSPQVSSNTNNMSSLTRPIKVLSAQ